The genomic window TTCTCCTAACTTGGGTTCTGAGTCAACTAACTCCAAAACTTTCACCGCTCTTGCTCCATACACCTTAAACAGATGGTTAATGGACTGACGAGGCACTTTATCCTCGTAGTTTAATACGGTTTGTTGAATCAGAGAATCATTAGGTAGAATTGCACCAGGCAAGGGTTGATCTTCCGTGGGACAAGGGGGGGCTGACTTCCCTATTTTTTTATAGACTTCCTCAACAATTTCTTCCCCTACTTGCCGATAGGTGGTTAACTTTCCGCCAATCAAAGAAATGAGATTTTTCACCCCTTCTTTGCTATGGTCAAAGAGAATATGACGACGGGTAATACTTCCTGCTTTTTTCCCTTCTGCGTTGGGTAAAGGACGAACTCCCGAATAGGTAAATTTAACGTCATCACGGGATAAGCGAGCATTGGGAATAATATTATTGGTTTCTTGCAGTAAGTAATCAATTTCGTCGTTATCTGCTTTTAATTGATCCGGGGTTCCCTCGAAACGATAATCCGTGGTTCCAATCAAATACATTCCCAACCAGGGTACGATGAAGAAAGGACGACCATCGGATTTGGCTTCTACATATAAACTGGTGTCAGGTGCGCCAGCAAAGGGATCAACCACAATATGACTGCCTTTCGTCCCGCCAATTTTTTGGGTTTTGCCGATGGGTGCGTTCCCACCATTTTTTACCCCTAGCTGACAGACGTTATCGACCCAAGGACCAGACGTATTAATGACCATCGATTGATCTTTGCCTTTAACCGTGAATTCTTTCCCTGTCAGAACATCTTTACAGGTGACATGGGTAATTTTGTCCCCTTCACGGTGTAATTTAGTTACTTTGACGTAATTTAACACCGTTGCCCCGGCTTCGTCGGCGGAGATAATATTTTCTAAACAGAGTCGTTCTGCATAGGTGACTTGACCATCATAATACTGGGCCCCACCTACTAACCCATCGGGGTCCATTGAGGGGAAGAGTTGTTTAAATTTTGCCTCGGAGAGCATTCTATGGGAGGGAACGGTCTTATCTGCGCTTAAAATATCGTAGAGAAACATTCCTGCCCAAATTTTCCAATAGGGACGAGAGCGATTTTTATAGATAGGGATGGTTAATAGTAGGGGTCTAACCAAATGGGGGGCAGTGTGTAGAAGAATTTCCCGTTCTCGCAGGGATTCTCGCACTAAGGGAACTTCAAAATATTCTAAATACCGTAAACCGCCATGAATAAGACGGGTTGACCAACTCGAAGTCCCTCCGGCAAAGTCTCCTTTTTCGATGAGAATAGTTTTTAAGCCTCGCAAAGCCGCATCCCGTGCGACTCCCGCTCCATTGACTCCGCCACCAATTACGATTAGGTCGTAGGTTGTTTGTTGAATGGATTGAAAATCTCGCACGATTCTTATAGATATAATTTAACTACTTATAACATAATCTAGCGATATTTTCAGATTATTGAAACTTTAATTGTCTTT from Crocosphaera subtropica ATCC 51142 includes these protein-coding regions:
- the glpD gene encoding glycerol-3-phosphate dehydrogenase is translated as MRDFQSIQQTTYDLIVIGGGVNGAGVARDAALRGLKTILIEKGDFAGGTSSWSTRLIHGGLRYLEYFEVPLVRESLREREILLHTAPHLVRPLLLTIPIYKNRSRPYWKIWAGMFLYDILSADKTVPSHRMLSEAKFKQLFPSMDPDGLVGGAQYYDGQVTYAERLCLENIISADEAGATVLNYVKVTKLHREGDKITHVTCKDVLTGKEFTVKGKDQSMVINTSGPWVDNVCQLGVKNGGNAPIGKTQKIGGTKGSHIVVDPFAGAPDTSLYVEAKSDGRPFFIVPWLGMYLIGTTDYRFEGTPDQLKADNDEIDYLLQETNNIIPNARLSRDDVKFTYSGVRPLPNAEGKKAGSITRRHILFDHSKEGVKNLISLIGGKLTTYRQVGEEIVEEVYKKIGKSAPPCPTEDQPLPGAILPNDSLIQQTVLNYEDKVPRQSINHLFKVYGARAVKVLELVDSEPKLGELITPELPDIKAQVVYAVRHEYAHTLVDIARRRTAIAMEAHYGLEVLPTLIDTLKTYAGWDDYKSATAKENYLSYMKNNCIPDFDEVDTEVEPRNWDKEEVPLF